The following coding sequences lie in one Kamptonema formosum PCC 6407 genomic window:
- a CDS encoding AAA family ATPase, whose protein sequence is MLIGFSIGNYKSFKDIVTFSMVASPITSEEKKVDENNVFEVNEQLKLLKSAAIYGANASGKSNFVAAIKFMRSFVLNSSKEGQISEPIDVEPFRLSTQTEKEPSFFEVVFRLEGKIYRYGFEVNIKQVISEWLFYQQKTKEFKLFERKLDNFQLTTAFKEGKGITDKTRNNALFISVVAQFNGKIAQKILMWFRGLKLISGLHDSGYRNYTIRSFEKKQHKDDILRFVKKLDLGIEDIEIETLTPIQLQMPLFEELIASDRREVKKIKTVHRKYNSEDQQISNEIFDLNDNESEGTKKLFYLAGPLIEALKAGDILLIDELDARFHPLITCAIISLFNSKETNPNNAQLIFTTHDTNLLSNNLFRKDQIWFTEKYKHGATHLYSLVEYKISKDASLEKDYIRGKYGAIPFIGDLSRLIGQINE, encoded by the coding sequence ATGTTAATCGGATTCAGCATTGGCAACTACAAATCCTTTAAAGATATTGTCACCTTCAGCATGGTAGCTTCGCCGATTACTAGCGAAGAAAAAAAGGTTGATGAAAATAATGTATTTGAAGTTAACGAACAACTAAAATTATTAAAAAGTGCAGCAATTTATGGGGCCAATGCAAGTGGTAAGAGCAATTTTGTGGCGGCTATTAAGTTTATGAGATCCTTTGTTCTGAACTCATCGAAAGAGGGACAAATTTCAGAACCTATTGATGTTGAACCTTTCCGGCTAAGTACACAAACAGAAAAAGAACCATCTTTTTTTGAAGTTGTTTTTCGCTTAGAGGGAAAAATATATAGATACGGGTTTGAGGTAAATATAAAGCAGGTTATTTCTGAATGGCTATTTTATCAGCAGAAAACAAAGGAATTTAAGCTATTTGAACGCAAGTTAGATAATTTTCAGCTTACCACTGCTTTTAAAGAGGGTAAAGGAATCACAGACAAGACTAGAAATAATGCTTTGTTCATTTCTGTTGTTGCACAATTTAATGGCAAGATAGCACAAAAAATTTTGATGTGGTTCAGAGGTTTAAAATTAATTTCTGGACTTCACGATTCAGGATATCGCAATTACACAATCCGTAGCTTTGAAAAAAAACAGCATAAAGATGATATTCTGCGCTTCGTAAAAAAACTAGATTTGGGGATTGAGGATATTGAAATTGAGACACTTACACCGATACAATTACAAATGCCATTATTTGAAGAGCTTATAGCCTCCGATCGCCGGGAGGTAAAAAAGATTAAGACAGTTCACAGAAAATACAATTCTGAAGATCAGCAAATTTCCAATGAAATTTTTGATCTTAACGATAATGAATCAGAAGGGACTAAAAAGTTGTTCTATTTAGCGGGCCCTTTGATTGAAGCATTAAAAGCAGGAGACATTTTATTAATAGATGAACTTGATGCAAGATTTCATCCATTAATTACCTGTGCGATTATCAGTCTATTCAATTCTAAGGAGACTAATCCCAACAACGCACAACTTATATTTACAACACATGACACAAATCTACTCAGCAACAACTTGTTTAGAAAAGATCAAATATGGTTCACTGAAAAATACAAGCATGGTGCAACTCATCTTTATTCTTTGGTAGAGTATAAAATAAGTAAAGATGCTTCTTTAGAAAAAGATTATATTCGTGGAAAGTATGGGGCAATCCCTTTTATTGGTGACTTAAGCCGTTTGATAGGTCAAATTAATGAGTAA
- the hpsP gene encoding hormogonium polysaccharide biosynthesis glycosyltransferase HpsP, with the protein MRILQIVPSISLVYGGPSQMVLGLSAALSNQGINVTILTTDSNGDIGQTPLDVPLNQPIQQDGYNIIYFRCSPFRRYKFSLSLLQWLNNHIKEFDLAHIHALFSPISTAAATIARYHHLPYIIRPCGMLDPADLRKKKQLKQIYAALLERPNLAGAAAIHFTSKQEAKISERFGISTAGKIPLPQDLVIPLGVKISTDTLFVKSLANQFSLNLVDAQIPQILFMSRIEPKKGLNLLIPALEKILAQGIKFNFILAGSNPQDADYEMKIKEQIENSPLVKHTTMTGFVTGEIKAYLLQNADLFVLPSYYENFGIAVAEAMAAGTPVVISDRVHIWEDIQQAEAGWVGPLEVDAIASLITIALLDADERKRRGLNGREYARKYYSWDAIAQQTIQAYQQILKPGNF; encoded by the coding sequence ATGCGAATCCTTCAAATTGTCCCCTCAATCTCCCTCGTCTACGGCGGCCCTAGTCAAATGGTACTCGGACTATCAGCCGCCCTTTCTAACCAAGGTATTAATGTTACAATCCTCACCACAGATTCTAACGGAGATATCGGTCAAACTCCCTTAGATGTTCCCCTGAATCAACCAATACAGCAAGACGGATATAACATTATTTATTTCCGCTGTTCGCCCTTCCGTCGATATAAATTTTCTCTGAGTTTATTGCAATGGTTAAATAACCATATTAAAGAATTCGATCTAGCCCATATTCATGCTCTATTCTCACCAATAAGTACCGCTGCTGCTACCATTGCTAGATATCATCATCTCCCCTATATTATCCGTCCCTGCGGTATGCTTGACCCCGCAGACTTACGCAAGAAAAAGCAACTTAAACAAATTTATGCAGCCTTGTTAGAACGACCTAATTTAGCAGGCGCGGCTGCTATTCACTTCACCAGTAAACAAGAGGCGAAAATCTCAGAAAGATTCGGAATATCTACCGCAGGTAAAATACCGTTACCGCAAGACTTAGTAATTCCTTTGGGCGTTAAAATTAGCACTGATACCCTATTTGTTAAATCCCTTGCTAACCAGTTTTCTCTGAACTTGGTAGACGCACAAATTCCTCAAATATTATTTATGTCCAGGATTGAACCTAAAAAAGGATTAAATCTGCTGATTCCCGCACTAGAAAAAATCCTAGCACAAGGAATCAAATTTAACTTTATCCTTGCTGGTTCTAATCCCCAAGATGCAGATTATGAGATGAAAATTAAGGAACAAATAGAAAATTCACCCTTGGTAAAACATACAACAATGACAGGATTTGTTACAGGAGAAATCAAGGCATATTTATTGCAAAATGCTGACTTATTTGTGCTACCTTCTTATTATGAAAACTTTGGTATTGCTGTAGCTGAAGCGATGGCCGCTGGTACGCCTGTGGTAATCTCCGATCGCGTGCATATTTGGGAAGATATACAGCAAGCTGAAGCGGGTTGGGTTGGGCCTCTGGAAGTGGATGCGATCGCATCTCTAATTACCATAGCACTCCTAGATGCCGACGAGCGCAAACGGCGGGGGTTAAACGGGAGAGAGTATGCGAGAAAGTATTACAGTTGGGATGCGATCGCGCAGCAAACCATCCAAGCTTATCAACAAATTTTGAAACCGGGCAATTTTTAA
- a CDS encoding 1,2-dihydroxy-3-keto-5-methylthiopentene dioxygenase — protein sequence MAILRLEDGTTYTDLSDISRELAQLNIQLNHWPVGEDPEIRNLLAQDVLNDSEKEQVLEALDGYFEELKQTAGYHSRDLIVLHPEVPNLDTMLSKFDRCHTHADNEVRYIVAGEGIFGFVRPGGDQVELTVQSEEYINVPANSEHWFYLTASRRIKAIRYFNGTEGWVPEYTDTEIRSKLAAV from the coding sequence ATGGCTATTTTACGACTAGAAGACGGTACAACTTATACTGACCTGAGCGACATTTCCCGCGAACTCGCTCAACTTAACATTCAGCTTAACCACTGGCCAGTTGGTGAAGATCCAGAAATTCGCAATTTGCTGGCACAAGATGTGCTTAACGACAGCGAGAAAGAGCAAGTTCTAGAAGCTTTAGATGGCTATTTTGAAGAACTGAAGCAAACTGCTGGCTATCATTCCCGCGATTTAATTGTACTGCATCCAGAGGTTCCCAATTTAGATACCATGCTATCTAAATTCGATCGGTGCCATACCCATGCTGATAATGAAGTCCGCTATATTGTAGCAGGTGAAGGCATTTTTGGGTTTGTGCGTCCCGGTGGCGATCAAGTGGAATTGACGGTGCAATCTGAAGAATATATCAACGTTCCTGCTAATAGCGAACATTGGTTTTATTTAACAGCTAGTCGCAGGATTAAAGCTATACGCTATTTTAATGGTACTGAGGGTTGGGTACCGGAGTATACCGATACTGAGATTCGTTCTAAGTTAGCGGCTGTTTAG
- a CDS encoding Rieske 2Fe-2S domain-containing protein: protein MTKNRRQFLQYMVTGTAGSVAIGWLFPAASQSENVDLEKLCSSFPHNSQCENYLPGVRAADSEGKPIEVSEFLADAKAGIPVLVKGLPKVAYLVINEGPKIAEYGINPVCTHLGCTVEWKAERSRFECPCHGSQFDSQGQVTKGPAKRSLPLVTVVVQAKSNPFGGKKTCDRSARKN, encoded by the coding sequence ATGACAAAAAATCGGCGGCAATTCTTGCAATACATGGTGACTGGAACGGCGGGAAGCGTGGCAATTGGGTGGCTTTTTCCCGCAGCTAGTCAAAGCGAAAATGTTGACCTGGAAAAGCTCTGTTCTTCGTTTCCCCATAATTCCCAGTGTGAAAATTATTTGCCGGGAGTAAGAGCCGCAGACAGTGAGGGAAAACCAATTGAGGTTTCTGAATTCCTTGCTGATGCGAAAGCTGGGATTCCTGTACTGGTGAAAGGATTGCCAAAAGTTGCTTATTTGGTGATTAATGAGGGGCCAAAAATTGCGGAATATGGGATCAATCCTGTGTGTACGCACTTAGGTTGTACTGTAGAGTGGAAAGCAGAGCGATCGCGCTTTGAGTGTCCCTGTCACGGTTCTCAGTTCGACTCTCAGGGACAAGTCACTAAAGGCCCAGCGAAGCGTTCCCTACCGCTGGTGACAGTGGTAGTTCAAGCAAAATCAAATCCGTTTGGTGGAAAGAAAACCTGCGATCGATCCGCGCGAAAAAATTAA
- a CDS encoding M48 family metallopeptidase encodes MPTYPGISSEAFRHPLDRQAEEALRSVPGFDMIASQFVEFVYERPQFVYLMGNSIQVGPRQYASIYHIFRECVQDLDIFPEPSLFVSQNPQVNSYALGKNNPYIVLNTGLLDLVNEEELRSVIAHELGHIKCGHPILTQMAMWAMNLASMIGEVTFGIGNIVNSGLIFAFYEWRRKAELSADRAALLVTDDINCVMNTMMKISGVSTKYAHECSLQEFIRQSDNYQELDQDNLNQVYKFLLYNGGQGVMLSHPFPVERLRYLRDWANSEEYRQIRLGNYKKAVSEGAVDVKSEQPSSETEALRREIEELQREINRYKSR; translated from the coding sequence ATGCCTACCTACCCTGGAATTTCTAGCGAAGCTTTTCGGCATCCCCTCGACCGACAAGCAGAAGAAGCCTTACGCAGCGTCCCTGGATTTGACATGATTGCCAGCCAATTTGTAGAATTCGTCTATGAGCGGCCGCAATTTGTTTATCTAATGGGCAATAGCATTCAAGTTGGGCCGCGCCAATATGCCAGCATTTATCATATATTTAGGGAATGCGTACAAGATTTAGATATCTTCCCAGAGCCATCTTTATTTGTTTCCCAAAATCCCCAAGTTAACAGCTATGCTCTCGGAAAAAATAATCCCTATATTGTATTAAATACGGGTCTTTTAGACTTAGTAAATGAGGAAGAACTGCGCTCAGTTATCGCTCACGAATTGGGACATATTAAGTGCGGTCATCCAATTTTAACTCAAATGGCGATGTGGGCGATGAACCTTGCCTCAATGATTGGTGAAGTCACTTTTGGTATCGGAAATATCGTCAATAGCGGTTTAATTTTCGCCTTTTATGAGTGGCGGCGGAAGGCAGAATTATCAGCCGACCGTGCTGCTTTGCTAGTGACAGATGATATTAACTGCGTAATGAATACGATGATGAAAATTTCGGGAGTTAGCACTAAATACGCTCACGAATGCAGTTTGCAAGAGTTTATTCGCCAATCTGATAACTATCAAGAACTAGACCAAGATAACCTCAACCAAGTTTATAAATTTTTACTCTACAATGGCGGACAGGGTGTGATGCTGAGCCATCCTTTTCCAGTGGAACGCTTGCGCTATCTCCGGGATTGGGCAAATTCTGAAGAATATCGCCAAATTCGCTTGGGAAACTATAAAAAGGCGGTATCTGAAGGTGCAGTTGATGTGAAATCAGAGCAACCAAGCAGCGAAACGGAGGCGCTGCGGCGTGAAATTGAGGAGTTACAACGCGAGATTAACCGTTATAAGTCGCGCTGA
- a CDS encoding DUF4359 domain-containing protein — protein MISDKDFNDRKETSNSSHNLGKGAIVLAIVAVVMGFTNPPREEYLSYASGAMATELQKSMCKESRVPEFLGSFAETLVGACKSVLTSERGTIELLIDNSTHRQNLIIFSIYTTEVVGKKYHTIGAFGNFLTIAAK, from the coding sequence ATGATTAGTGATAAAGATTTTAACGATCGCAAAGAGACATCTAATTCTAGCCACAATCTTGGGAAAGGCGCGATCGTACTGGCGATTGTTGCTGTGGTGATGGGATTTACTAATCCTCCCAGAGAAGAATATCTCAGTTATGCTTCAGGCGCAATGGCAACAGAACTGCAAAAGTCTATGTGCAAAGAGTCTCGCGTACCTGAATTTTTAGGCAGTTTTGCAGAAACTTTAGTTGGCGCTTGTAAAAGTGTACTAACTTCGGAACGCGGTACTATAGAACTTTTAATTGACAATTCAACGCACCGCCAGAATTTAATCATCTTCAGTATTTACACCACTGAAGTTGTGGGTAAAAAGTACCATACAATCGGAGCTTTTGGTAATTTCTTAACTATTGCTGCTAAATAG
- the atpC gene encoding ATP synthase F1 subunit epsilon, which yields MTLKVRVIAPDRTVWDSSADEVILPSTTGQLGILSGHAPLLTALDTGVMRVRPGKNWVAIALMGGFAEVEENEVTILVNGAEKGETIDKEAARTAYTEAEARFQKADNGSAQEKIQAKQALKRARARFQAAGGMI from the coding sequence ATGACATTAAAGGTGCGCGTAATTGCCCCAGATAGAACTGTCTGGGATTCTAGTGCTGATGAAGTAATTCTGCCTAGCACTACTGGTCAACTAGGTATTTTAAGCGGTCACGCTCCTTTGCTGACAGCTTTGGATACTGGCGTGATGCGCGTGCGCCCCGGTAAAAACTGGGTCGCGATCGCACTCATGGGCGGTTTTGCAGAAGTCGAAGAAAATGAAGTTACTATCCTTGTCAATGGAGCCGAAAAAGGCGAAACCATTGACAAAGAAGCCGCTCGTACAGCTTACACTGAAGCCGAAGCCCGTTTCCAAAAAGCTGATAATGGATCGGCACAAGAAAAAATTCAAGCCAAGCAAGCTCTGAAACGAGCAAGAGCACGTTTTCAAGCCGCAGGTGGCATGATTTAA